The sequence ATATAatgataatttatcaatttatcgGACTTATCGAGGAAAAGATGctcctaaaatttttgtgaaatggttgCAAGATGATGTAAATAGACTTTATCACGATCACCTCAAACATATCGTACCACTTGAAATGACTCCGTTAGAtgaattggtttttcaaatatctacCCATTGTCATTTATGTAAAGAACCTTTCAAAACAGATTACGGAAGTCTAAATTGTGATAGAGTTCGTAATCATTGTCACTTAACAGGTGAATTTTTAGGACCTGCacattctatttgtaatttaaattataagattccaaaatatatccctgttttttgtcataatttaactaattatgatagtcatttatttattaaagctttaGCAACAGAAAAGACCATCATTAATTGCATTgctcaaactaaagaaaagtatattacattttcaaaaaaaattttagttgataAGGTCATGAACACGACTACAAATAcagttgacaatatttttataacgcttAGATTCGTAGATTCGTTCCGtttcctttctttttcattAGATAAATTATCTCAGACTTTAACTTCTAATGAATGTCTAACCATTCGGAAACACTTTCCGGACGAtaaccaatttaatttgataagacaaaaaggtgtttttccatattcatatttggattgttttaataagttaGATGATACCAGTTTACCAttgattcaacaattttatgataatcttaataaaactgatatcAGTGAACATGATTATGAGCGAGCACAGGAAGTCTGGAATCTATTTGATTGCAAAACGTTAGGTGATTATTccgacatttatttaaagtctgatgttttgttactaacagacatttttgaaaatttcagaaaggtttgtctcaaaatttatgaacTAGATCCAGCTCATTACTTAACAGCACCTTCATTAGGCTGGGATGCTATGTTAAAAATgactggaattaaattcgaattgtTAACTGATATAGACATGGTACATTTCTTTCGAAAATCTATTAGAGGAGGACTTTGTCAATGTTCAAAACGTAAAGCAGTagcaaataataagtttttatcaaatcatgATCCTTCTAAACCAACTTCTTTTATAATGTACCTTGATGCAACCAACTTGTATGGAGCAGCAATGTCTGAATATTTACCTTATAGCGGTTTTCGATGGGAAGATCCTAATGAATTCAATGATAACCTAATTCTCAATTTGACAGATAACGCTGATGTAGGTTATATATTCGAAGTTGATTTAGAATATCcttctgaattacataatCTTCACAACGATTTACCATTTTgtcctgaaaaatttattcctcCCTCTAGTAAAACTGAGAAACTTTGCGCAACCTTGAACAATAAAGTACACTATGTTTTACATTATCGAAATTTAAGACAAGCTATACAAggtggtttaaaattaattaatattcaccgtgttttaagttttaatcaatcaccatggttgaaaacatatattgatttaaatacagaaatgcgtaacaaatcaaaaaacgcgttagaaaaagatgtatttaaattaatgaataattcagtttttggtaaaaccATGGAATCAATTGATAAAAGAGTAAACGTGAAATTGGTAACATCATGGAATAATATAGGTAGAAAACCAGGTGCTGAAAGTTTAATTGCacgaccaaattttaaaaattcatctatctttacaccaaattttgtagctATTCAATTAGAGaacgaaaaagttttctaCAATAAACCTCTGTATGTAGGTTTTACTATTCTAGATATCAGTAAAACTATTatgtatgatttttattataatttcataaaacttaaatacgGTAACAATGCAACGCTTTTGTATACCGATACTGATAGTttagtaattgaaattttttgtgaaaatatttatgatgatattaaatctaatatagagcgttttgatacttcaaattataaagcagAAAATATTCATGGAATACCTGTATCGTCTTCTGTCATCGGGAAGATGAAAGATGAATATAAAGGACGTGTAATATCAGAATTTTTAGGAACAGGTGCTAAAGCATATTGTGTGGATGTTGAAGgtgaattatctaaaaaagctaagggtattaaacacaatgtaattacaagtgaattacataaaattgacTACCAAAACGCAGTTACTGTtccaaacactgaaattattaaagaaatgaatATCTTTCGTTCGAAGCTTCATAACATTTACacagaattaaagaaaaaaattgctttatcttTCAAAGATGATAAACGTTACATcttaaacaattctgaaggtaGAACATTATCTTggggtcataaaaatattcttcctcAAACTcaggaataatatttaatttgtattgtagttattgtattataatgtttatgtattataatatgtatgtatgtatgtacttatatttagatgtaataaacaattaaagtaatttattgtttttattattatccattAACCAAATAGCTTATGTGAATTTGTTTCAGGTTTCCAAAATAGACAGCACTATCCACTCTACCTACCTGAGGTTCGACTCCCCATGgaaggaacaacaacaacaacaactttttttgcattatattttaaacaaataacaaaataaacttggtgcgcaacagacaagttaggcaaacaacattacaaaaataaaaaactacatatactaggttttttttccttatcgataaaataatgactttcctttattagttattagtgacaagcgcgatgattttctgatattttgcttaactcaatacagcatgtattgtatatatacttcatgtattcaaaattgcacatttcaaaaatcatatattcaaaatttcacaaccccaaaaaccaaaaatttcacaaccccaaaaagctactactactactactacttgttttcttggttgcatattcgcaaacgggcggggggtgtgtttaaaaaaaaaaaatggaggccagcgccatctttgattgacggctgcgctgacggcagcgccatctagcgaaaagtttgcagaccgtggcgccatctaacgtgagaatttaggcggaatttgtgacgacatcggcgctaccaacattacacccaatattaatttttaaataaattaaaattttggcgccattttttttaacaaacaaacatggccgactaatttcaaatattaattttgaaataatttaaatttggcgccaatttaccattaaacaaaaatgaccgccgccgactttcaaacttccaagatggcgacgattattattattattattattattatactacataaatatatttgcatcatcacaaatggcgtcagtcggccgcaggccggctgaccagctggtcgcaggccagcgagctgcgattacgcgcttgcgtctgcggctgactgacacaattttcacacatgcgcagtagagggaggtggaggtggtttttgaaccGGCTATCTCTATCTACTTAAACGTCATACCTTTTAAACAACAGAAAGCTTAAGATACATCTTCAAGAACCGGAGAccataaattttgtgtttctaTGCCAATTTGTTGGAATTTTACAAGACTTCTGcggaatttaaatatttttaacggTTATGAGCAACGCTCTCAaaaattttctccaaaatttCGATCTtccataaataattattggtTGTGTTGTTGGAATGAATATTTatcagtttattaataaaacaaagcgTCAATGACGGTCGCCATTTGAGAAGTGGAAGCACGGATATAAAAACTGTTAGAATTACTCAAATGCATCAGGAACTTTTTCAAGGCAAATTAATTTCCTGGTatagtttaaattatttgcgTTTCACACACTTTTCACTGaattacttatttaaattatcatATAACCGTTTTACGTTgcttaaagttttatttcacgagtgaaCTATTATGGATATCCCGTTAACGAGACATTATGTCGGTCATGTTTAAAGATTAGGTTATTGATACGTCTGCTGAAGTAGTAACGCTTTATTTATAACTGCCGgaattgcaaaaattcttTTGCTTGTCTCTTTCTTCCTAATGGTGTCACCAGAGTTTTGCAACTGTTGCTCGCGATTTAGCGAATTATTTTTACCCGTAGCGCTTTTACAAACTTCAAGGTTTTCGCAAGTGTAATTATGTTTGTAAGTGCATCGTACCAGtgaaaatttgtgttaatttgttacggaacttaattaattaattagtgccaaattctttagtttttgttttgtattaaCATCACGTTTTCAGTGACTCTGAGTATGAATCAGTAAACTGAAACAAAGTCCATCACTATGTAGCTGTTTTCAGCATTTTAAGACATGTTTGAAACATGAAACATTTTACGTGAtcattgttgtttttcaatttaacattgaaatatttttggcaAAGGCGCCTGCTTTTGTTGACTGTGTTGCGGttggtgaatttttattaaaatggaaGTAAACAGCTGGAGGTCATGACtttttgtttaagtttttCCCCAATttacaagtaaaaaattttatagaacATTTGCGACTGAAAactaattgaacaaatatttgGAAGgtcttaatttattactaaCGTGATGATTTTTAGGAAAAACAACATGTTAGTAAAGTtataaaacataaacataGACTTTGTTGGGAAGTTGGGAAATTTGTCGCTAGGTTGTGTAGAAATAGTTTAAGAAACTCACAGGACCTTTATTAAAGAACAAACAACATGTAGCATAGCAATTAATTTGTctttattgttataattaGTAAATTACATAAACAACTTTTAGTAACGGAACATTACAATGCGGACTCAACTTTGTGTTTTCTTTTCTTATGTGAATTATAATAGTATTGAATAAATGCACTTCTCATGGTCGTTTCTAGTGAAACCACAATTACATCTTCTAATAACTACTattgtttactaaaaatttGGCGAAGTTTTACATTTATGAATACGTGGGAAGCTAAATGTTAAACTCTTCAGTtcacaagttttatttgttaCTAAAGGTTGTAGCTTCTTTAGCCGACAGTTTTAGGGGTGAGAAATGTTTCTATTTGCATATAAATGAGCAAAAGTTACAATTCGTTTTGTTAATTGATACTGGCAGACAACCGTATCTTGACCTCCAAAGTTCGTTCTACTGCCGCATTTTAAAACTAGGCGATAGTGACGCTCAACTGCTGACATCAGTTATCTTCTGTTTCAGATGGATTTGTCTTCCTTATCATGCACAAACAGGATGGGCGCAGTTTTATAACTTTTCAACAACGCTAAATGACTTTCGTCAAACTCAAACAAAATGTTACATTTGGTGTTATTACTTCCATTTTTAATTAGCCCTTTAGCAGCCCTTTTAGAAGGTCCCAATGTATGCACGACGCAAGAGTCGTAAGTTATTTATAAGGGAGATGGATACAATTTTACCGATTTTTCCAAAAGGTATACGACGACTGTTCGAGTTTCGGAACAACAACCATATCAAGTGAGAGAATACGTGTGGTGTCTGAATGTTCCACCCAGATGTTCAAAGTACAAAATCAAGTTCAAAACCGTgtacaaaacacaaaatttagttaaatttagaCCGGTGGATGAATGCTGCAAAGGATACACGAAAAGCAGCTCGGAGGATAGGTGTATACCGGTGTGTTCGCATGACTGTGTTCATGGAACATGTACAGCACCCGAACAGTGTCTTTGTGAGAGCGGCTACGGGGGACCTTACTGTGATATTAGTGAGTTGTTTTAACTTTACGACCAATTATTTTCACGTTAACGTTCGTTCGCCTCGTtcattcaatttattttaaatcagagGAAAATGTACTATCTTTAAAACCGTAGAGTACACACATTTAATACTGTGTATTTATgcaatgtaaataaatacgatCGTTATAAGTTACTTTATCATGGGAAGATCAAAATGTTCTACTTTCATGAGTACActcaacaaataataatttttaccaCAATTACATTAACTTAACAGTGAAGAGACCGAGATAAATGACTAGGAAGCAACAGTTCAAGGCTGGATCAACGgataatctatttttattgtgacattaaaaaaaattccggtaacatttttattcagaatggcaaagttttatcaaaaaagatTTGTTAAAGTCAATTTCATTTCTCGTATAAACAAATAAGGTTATTTGTGGTATAATTACAATGGTTACAGTTGTTGCAACTATGTAGTGTTTTTCTATATTTATCTCCGGaatatcagaaatacgtgtgttaatttttaccGGTAACATAGCtcataaataaaagatttttttatatgtaattttttaataggaGTTTCGACAATTTACGTAAAATATGGAAAAGATATCATCAGCTTTTtcattttaacggacgggacatttTCTACAATTGTTTcgacgattttatttttattttttacgagtAGTATTAgtagaaatgaatttttctgtaTAGGAACTTAGTACCAGTTAAATTGCAACTTACAATTAGagctacatttttaaaatttgaaatacaaacagaaaaaagaaatacaaatttctATAGTTGAACaactgttataaaattttgttaatttaagaCACTAATTcgagtaactatttttaaagtaaaaaatagatgttgttgaaatttaaaacCACAAAACCTAAGAATAAGGCAATGTGTAACGACTAAatatgacggacgggacaaaaaatcttgtgtgtaaaaatagttctaaataatttattcatacaggttttaattattaaaaactaacaatattaaaattcgacagtggaaattaaaaatatttggttttgttAAACAAAGTAAGGAATAAgaacaacattttatgtttacgTTGACGGATGAAACagcaaaatatataaaaataattcgataTTAAAATTcgacagtggaaattaaaaatatttggttttgttAAACAAAGTAGGGAATAAGaataacattttatgtttacgTTGACGGATGAAACAgcaaaagatataaaaataaaaaatgaaaaaatattactaatcaatttacttaccaatttccattttctaaacttccagaaactagaaaaactcTGTtcttaataactattttacaattttatatcaatcttatataaaaaaataattcggtaaaatgcgactttggctttcttttttataattttgaaagagcTAATACTCGTAGTACGTCAGTAGTTTATGTATCCAGTTATCGTCTACaatgtatgtaaattttagaatccaataaattacttcaatttaaatgatATTTTCTCCCTAAAACccttttttcgtaaaaaatttcagtgttAGGTTGCATATTTCCTGGGATACACACGTAATTGACGTAATTAACACACCTATTTTTGGTACACCCAAAATATCGAATtgaaaagaaattttatcgaCTCAAAAACGTTCTCGCATTCGGCTTCGTGGATacaattcaaatttattcactTTTACCGTAAACAGCTATTAGTTTTGAGCTGTTATTACGTATTTTATGAAATGGtaattctttaattaaaaaataaatcaatgttGTGCACATACGTTCACACTTTGTGGATTATTTCGGCTATTTTCAAAACGATTTCAAGAGTGACATGAGTAATAATATTACGGTTTTCAAAAACGAGTTTATATTTTAGAACAGATTTTTCgcacatttttatctttcagaTAACCTACATTCATTTTTATGGCAATAGGcgataaaaatcaaataaacaaacaGGAAAATGTACTTCGGTTATTTACTAATACCTGAGtgcatttatttgcattattatAATACTTGTTTATTTCTGATACGTTTCCTTATTTGATCTGCATTTTTGCACAGGTGACGGATAcgttacttatttttttcccatttattagtttttgttcACAACAGTTATAgttaaatgttattaaagtaataaatgATCGGTTGTATCATTAATTCattatatttcttcatttaacacatttacataataaatttccattcacttttttttaaaccccgtttgaaaaaataaccgCATGAAAgatggaattaaaaattaaaacccaTTTTTTCATTTCGGATGATTTGCATTAAATTACTGAACGTAATTGAACACGTAACAAATCACTCGAAACATTTCTCAGTGAAATCCGCTAGCGGAACTGAGCCAAGGAATTTCTGGTATCATTGATTTCCTATAAAAGATCAAAACAACTTTACATAACGCACCATTTTTCCTCAAATTCGACGCTTTCACAAGTGAAAAAATTCCAGCATGCCCCAAAGGCTTATGGGGTCGCGAGTGCCAAAACCACTGCGAATGCCAGAATAACTCCACGTGCGACCCGTTTGATGGAACATGTCGTTGCGCTCGTGGTTGGATCGGCACACATTGCGAAATGAAATGTCATAAAGGTAGCTACGGTCAAGACTGTGCGGAGAAATGTAGGTGTGTTCACGGCGAATGTGATCACGTCTCGGGGGAATGTCGTTGCAGCTCTGGCTGGACAGGACCACTGTATTACACATAAccaattttcgatttttcgaTAATCGGCGACTTTCAGTTGCGACGACTCTTGTCCTCTCGGCAAACACGGAAGCGAATGCAAGTCGGAATGTCGGTGCCAGAACGACGGAACTTGCGATCCCGAAACGGGTCAATGTTTCTGCAAACCGGGCTGGACTGGCCCCGTTTGCGCAAACAGGTGTCCTTTCGGGTTCTGGGGCGAAAATTGCGCCCAGCCTTGCGGGTGCTACAACGGCGCTTCCTGCCATCATGTCACTGGGGAGTGCGAGTGTCAACCTGGCTTTACAGGGGACAAGGTTTGGTTTCAGGAGTTGGGAATTTTTCGTGAACTGTTTTTCCAGTGCTTGGATACTTGTCCGGAGGGAACGTGGGGCTTGAACTGTAGTGAGGCTTGTGCCTGTCAGAATGGGGCTAAATGCTCGAATTTAAACGGACAGTGTGCGTGTTCGCACGGGTGGGAAGGCAAGTTTTGCGAGGCTAGGGCTTGTCCTGACGATTTTTGGGGCTACAAGTGCAAAAATCCCTGCCAGTGCAATCGCGACAACACGGAAATGTAGGTGGAAGGGTATTGTggtttttgtattatttgttGTACGTAGGTGTCATCCGTGGACGGGGGAATGTATTTGCAAGGCTGGGTGGAATAGTAAGGATTGTTCCAGACCGTGTCCTTTACTTACTTACGGTAAAGGGTGTCACGGTTTGTGCAAATGTAAGAACAACGCTCAATGTTCGCCTGTTAATGGCACGTGTTTGTGTCCTCCCGGGTTCACTGGGGATGATTGTGGCCAAACTTGTCCCGATAATACCTTCGGAGAGGATTGTTCACAGAAATGCGATTGTATGTTGGTAAAATGGTCACACTTGTaggtttttaattgttattataggTAAAAATGGAGCAACCTGTTCGAGCGAGACAGGACAGTGTCAGTGTACCGCTGGTTGGGAAGGTCAGCAGTGTGATCGACCCTGCAGTAACTATTCCTACGGTATACAATGTACTAAACAGTGTGCTTGCAAAAATGGAGCTTCATGTAATCCCCAAAATGGTTAGCTTCACTAATTTTTAACACTGTTTGACTAGTCAAGCACTTTAgttgatttgtttttgtttcttgcatGTGTGTGTTTTATCAGGAACTTGTACCTGTGGAGCAGGATTTACTGGTCAGTTTTGCGAAAATAAATGCGAGTCGGGATTTTTTGGCGTTAACTGCGAACAAAGGTGCCAATGCGAACAAGGAAATTACATTGGCTGCGATCCAGTCAGTGGCAAATGCATTTGTAAACCAGACTGGAAAGGTACAATTACTCAAGTAGTTCATTCGCTCACACGGCCGCTCATTTGATAAATCATTACATAACACTGCATGGTCTAGTAAcatctatttttaaaatcgccAACTTTAAATTCAATCGCAAAGATTGAATTTAACGCTGTGAATTGTAAAACACCCTGTCGGTTTTATGTAGGTGTCCGTTGCGAAAGTCGGTGTCCGCCGGGCAAGTTCGGCCCCGATTGCAAAGAAATTTGCAATTGCAAGAACAACAGCTCGTGTGACCCAGAATCTGGGAAATGTTACTGTGCCAGAGGGTGGCAAGGGGAAGACTGTTCCCAACCGTGTGACAAGGGTTATTATGGCATCGGTTGCAAGGAAGTATGTCCCGAAGTTAGCGAAATAGCCATGGGGAACAAGACATGTGACCACATCACTGGAGAATACGTCTGTCCAGCTGGTTATATCGGGATCACATGCGAGCATCCCTGTCCACTTGGGACATTCggcaaaaactgcaaaaataaCTGCTCGTGCCGAAACGGCGGTGACTGCCACCATGTCACAGgtgaattatttttctactgatttttttgtttatttacaattaaCTGGGTTCCATTTATAATAAGTTAcctgtttttggttttttaatttttgaaaaataaaagaaatatacaTTTTTACGTCACTTATAAAATGAtgaattcacatttttttacgtatttggTTCGTtcatattcaaaataaaaagcacAGTTTGAAAGGCCTTCTAatcataaaagaaaaatgataTCGTTccatttaaagaatttttggaTGACGCCATATTGGCCGCCATGACTGATCCAGTTACGTCAAATTTGAGCTAGATTAAAATGCTAAGTTACccgtttttgcattttttgtacttttaaaaaataaaagatttacgAATTTTGCGTtactattaaaatatttgttcagGTGAGTGCCAGTGTTTGCCGGGTTGGGTGGGCAAAAACTGCACTACACCTTGTGAACCTGGAAGATTCGGAATGAACTGTAGCCAACATTGCAAGTGTTCGAATAAGGGTCAGTGTCGCCGAAACGATGGTGTTTGCAAATGTCAGCCTGGATGGACGGGAACCCAGTGCACTGAAAGTAAGTCCACATGGGTTAAATTACCGCAATTGTGACAATTTCCGTTTCAAGTTTGCCCCGAGGGATATTACGGGGATCATTGCATGGCTCCATGCGAATGCAAGAACGATAATTTCGTCTGTCACCCAGCGAAGGGTTGCGTTTGCCGTCACGGTTTCGACGGCGACGATTGTGACACACCCATTCTTTTGAGTCGAGTTCACTCGACTGAAGAAAATTCAAACATTGGTAGTGTTATCGCTGGTGTTATTGTTGCCATTATTGCAATAGTGGCCGCCGGCTGTATTTTTGTATACTACCGGAGACGCGTATCAAATCTCAAGACTGAAATTGCTCATGTACAATATATAGCTGATCCTAGCGCGTTTTCGCCGGATCGCAATCATTTCGACAATCCTGTCTATTCGTATCAAGGTGGTGCCAAACGAGACAACGAACATCTCTTGAACAATTCCAAAACAATACGTAACAATTTGCACAAACCGACGAATACGAATTTGGAACGAGCCAGATTAGGGGTGGCTTGTTGCTCGACTGACGATGATGACTTGAAGGGTAGTTACTGTTCGGATGAATTACAGTCGCTGAAAAACAGAGAGGCTGATGCTACGAATCCGAATATTTATCACAGTATTGACAAAATCGATCATGTTTATGACGAAATCAAACAGAAGGATGTTAAAGATATAGGTAAgattttataagtttttttttaaagcttttaatTATCTTGGTTTATTGTCTGTCTGTATTATATTTTGCGGGAAAAATTTGGGGAGGGGGGTTTGATACCCgcacaaattgaaatttttaaacatatgtACTGTCacattataaaatattttaatttaattaataatttataaacaattaagtaaaaaaataaatatctcaATTCGGGGGTTGTTTCCAAACAAGCCGAAATTTTGCATGCACACGTAATTGTTTTGACGTTA is a genomic window of Tribolium castaneum strain GA2 unplaced genomic scaffold, icTriCast1.1 ptg000062l, whole genome shotgun sequence containing:
- the LOC135267620 gene encoding protein draper-like isoform X4, with amino-acid sequence MLHLVLLLPFLISPLAALLEGPNVCTTQESYTTTVRVSEQQPYQVREYVWCLNVPPRCSKYKIKFKTVYKTQNLVKFRPVDECCKGYTKSSSEDRCIPVCSHDCVHGTCTAPEQCLCESGYGGPYCDITCPKGLWGRECQNHCECQNNSTCDPFDGTCRCARGWIGTHCEMKCHKGSYGQDCAEKCRCVHGECDHVSGECRCSSGWTGPLCDDSCPLGKHGSECKSECRCQNDGTCDPETGQCFCKPGWTGPVCANRCPFGFWGENCAQPCGCYNGASCHHVTGECECQPGFTGDKCLDTCPEGTWGLNCSEACACQNGAKCSNLNGQCACSHGWEGKFCEARACPDDFWGYKCKNPCQCNRDNTEMCHPWTGECICKAGWNSKDCSRPCPLLTYGKGCHGLCKCKNNAQCSPVNGTCLCPPGFTGDDCGQTCPDNTFGEDCSQKCDCKNGATCSSETGQCQCTAGWEGQQCDRPCSNYSYGVRCESRCPPGKFGPDCKEICNCKNNSSCDPESGKCYCARGWQGEDCSQPCDKGYYGIGCKEVCPEVSEIAMGNKTCDHITGEYVCPAGYIGITCEHPCPLGTFGKNCKNNCSCRNGGDCHHVTGECQCLPGWVGKNCTTPCEPGRFGMNCSQHCKCSNKGQCRRNDGVCKCQPGWTGTQCTEICPEGYYGDHCMAPCECKNDNFVCHPAKGCVCRHGFDGDDCDTPILLSRVHSTEENSNIGSVIAGVIVAIIAIVAAGCIFVYYRRRVSNLKTEIAHVQYIADPSAFSPDRNHFDNPVYSYQGGAKRDNEHLLNNSKTIRNNLHKPTNTNLERARLGVACCSTDDDDLKGSYCSDELQSLKNREADATNPNIYHSIDKIDHVYDEIKQKDVKDIELEYDHLDYTRPVTTLKPHYQRMASPFGSRDLTKGDKSETE